The window tctgttttacacgTCTTTCCTCTCACTTATTTGTTCATATACTGTGAACTGGGTCAGTTAATGCCAGATTAATTGATTTGTCTCGAAACCGACGTCCTGTTACACTTGTTGTTGTGGCTCTCTGTGTTATTAGACTTTCTGGATTATTAATGCACCctgcattctctctctctctctctctctctctctctctctcctccatggGTCGGTTCACCGCCTGATGTAGACTGTAAACGTGCAGCTACACTTTTAATCTGTCTCAGATGGTTGGGCAGCTGGAATGTGACGCCTGCATTTGGGAGTTTAGACCTGCTTTACATTCTTCCCTCCTGTCTGATTCCTCTCGGATCATTTTGTAATAATAGTGGGAGCTCGTCCTTTTCACTCCGCGGTCgctctgtcttttcattttttttcaccttctctTCATGTTACCTCCAGACTGGAAGGTGTCTGCGCCCTGCTCGTTAACCTTCATGTCTCTCTGCCCTCCCGTGATTCGACCGGACAGCTCACAACACAGATATAACGTGTGCTCAGGTGTAAAATGAGCATTACTGTCGTTATTCAGGTGGAAATTAATGATTGTTGAGAAAATTGGAAGAATGAGCCATTCATGCAGAGAGGTTACTTGGGATtagatgtgtgtttttcctccagtttGTGGCCTATTTTATCACAGCCATTATAGAGGAACCAGTAAGTGTGCATACAACCACTAAAGTAGCCTCAGCATTGTGGTTTTGATTGAGCGTCGATTGAGATTTGATAGAAAATGCTTCTAATGTAAGTCAGCAACTAGACTATTACTGATACCAACATTTGAAATGCTTCCGATACTGCCGATAAATGCTGGGTCAACAACGGCAAGTACGCAAATCTATGTACCGATCAGTTACCATGAATTTAAAGTATATTCCTTTCACCCAGATTGCGCTGCACTGCAACTTGCTTTTACTGTTTTCAGATTGGCAAAGAAGTAATTTCCCGTCATGtagcttaaaggttcagtgtgtaaggtttaggtgaaagggatctattggcagaaattcaatataaaataatcctactcatgtgtgtttcatttaaattgtacaaattgttgttttctttacgtCCTTTTTGTAGTTTTGACCGTCACACTAGATTATAAGAGAAGTTCGGTTTGTTTCCAAAGGGTTGAATCTGAGCTAGGCCATACAACAATGGTAGCAATCATCATTTCCATACAGCATACCGctgttaaaatatacattttataagttCTCTTCATGAATGCACTGGTATCAGCCGAAGTCCAGATATCGGAGCCGGTATCAGGAAGGAGAAAATGGATTCTACCTGCAACTAGGTCAAATGTTTCCAACCATGTACTGAGGTATGGTTAATTTTACaccctgtgttgtgttgtaatgGAAACAGATGTTGTAACTTAGAACTTAAGTTGCAGCTGTGAGAGGTCATCATGTTACTGTGCTCCGGTAACTGAGCACTGGCTCTTCTTGTGACATGGgtaacacaacatgtctccGAACAAAGGAGGGTGTGGCCCCTTAGGGTTTGACACATTTGATCCCGTCCCTACACACGGATCGGACTAAACTACGCTCGTCTCCGCTCTGACAATGTATTTCAGTCGCTCTAATGTTTGGCGACTGTTATTTGTGACCgttatttcatattcatgtaCTATTTTATACATGACCTGTACATGTGGGGGCCGTAATGTAAAGATCGAAATATTTATAGAACAAGCTATTGTACATGATTacaaccttaaaaaaatatatataaattgtatatacagtatatagtatATTGTGTTGCTTGAGgttcctttttttgtttatttttacaggtttgttctttattttcacaGTCAAACTCGCAGGCTGCTTTATGTACGTACTTCATTGTTGCTCGTTTTGGatcaaacaaactttaattcacacttatcGTGCAATCATCCAAGATTGTCAGTAGCCCCCAGGGGGCCCATCAGTTGGCTCACTGGGAGGGCCGgctctgttttcattcatattttccGCCAGTTTCGTGAAGCTTTGACTTTCGTAAACCAATTTCCGATTGAGTAATGTGTATTTTCACAAGAGATATAATGAATTTCTAAAAACCCATTTCAGCTTTAGGGCAAATTTTTCTCTTCAACCTAACGCTCAAAGTcaaattattatgattatatcATGTTATAAGCAAGTGCCTGTTAAAGACAAATTTAGGAAGACATATTTAATAAATGCTCTTCGACCCCAGAAGGTTAATAAAGAGTTTGAAGCTGAAACCCCTTTTTTTTAGGAGCAATACCCCCAGCATCATTTAGAACATGTCTTGTGTGAAAAAGTCCAATAAAATCACAGTAGATTTTTCAAAAGACAGGAGACaagcacatttttatttaacaaagaaaaccaCAGTAGCTCTTGTTGATGCACTTGAACGTTCACAGTACTGCACACGTTTGCAAAACACTAACAAAATTAagcaaaaaaaagggaaaacaaattaGATCCTCACACTTGATGTTCCCATATAACCAGGCTCTTAAAAGGGAAACGAAACCTACATGTATCATGGCTTTGTAAGTGTTTGCACACTACGGTTGTCACAGAGCATCATATCGACGCTTTAATCATTAcatcaaaaataaattctgGTTTGGACTTTAAAAGGCTGAGAAACTTTCCCAACTCCAATATAAACTTTCTTCTGTCAATTTACACTTTTGTTGTTTAAATTAGATAAAACAAGATTTCTCTCAATTTGAGCAGACgcatttaataatattttatgtcGCGTTCGTTTTCTTTCTTAAAATGCTCACACGTTTATGATTTGGTTATCGTTGACTTCCAGTTTAATTTCATTGACACCCAAGCAGTACCTGAATTTCCAAAGCAGGAACATTCCTGTATTACTGTGAGCTCTAGAAGTAGCTGGTTTGATGCTTTGCtttcctgatttttttttttttttcctttctttctttttgcatgTTACTGGTAcgttttatttcaaaatatagCAAAGATAAACATACATCTTTCACTTTGTCTTCTTATATTGGTGATAGAACATTAAATACAGCTTGAACTAAAAACAGAATTCAATCGCGGTCTATTTAGTAAGAGTATAATCACAGTAGAGGTATTCTTTGTGCTCTAATTTTCTTGGTAACACTGTTCCTACTCAGAAGCAGTGGCATTTGCGATACAGTACTGAATGCATACTCACTAACATTGACACAGAGTAGCAATAGAAAGAACATGATAAAGAGGTACATACTTATTAttcctgtgtgtgaatgtgcctTGAAGCATGAGGAATGCATTGGTTTTGTTACATCGTTTTCTCTGAAGAAAATAATGTACATATAATAAGTACTTTATGATTGTCATTCAGCAGTAGGATCAGTGAGTTTTTCAGCATTTGGTTTCTAGTAGTGTGGCTAGAAGTGTTGCGTTTGTCCTCGCCCTCTCTCCCTGTAGCTATAcattcatgcacaaacacacatgaccaCGTtacattcatgtgtgtttgtcgcCTACATTGTTGTCAACGTATTGTGTGCGAGTGTATTTCTGGTTTAAGTGACCGGTTCTGGACCGGATGTTGTGTTGCGCTACTGTTCCCAACCCACAATACCTGCAACTGAACGCACCCTTAAAATGGGCTATGTCAGAGTCCCAGGAACTGTTGTGACTGGCTTGTTGTTGCTGGTCTTGTAAGTATTGCACTTATTGTTAAAGCAATAGTGTAGTGAGCTTATATCTGTAGTGGATCAATAGTGTCGGAGTTGAAATCAATTCAGAAAGCTTGAGAACGACAGAGAAACATAAATTtttttttgaattgaatttcaCCCCACATGACAAGACATTGTAGCTTTGCAACAAACGGAAAAGGGGGTAATAATAAGGCTGCATATCCACTGGGAGCCTGTTTCCGcagtgggaggaaaaaaaagacatgctGCTGTTACATCTTTCTCTCGATGGTTACTATGTTCAATGAGTGCGAGGAGTTAAAACTGTGAGAGCGACTTTAACGAGAGAGCACTGTGCTTAGGAAAGGTTCTAGTCATCTCTGTGAGAGCAGGAGATGAATGCTACACTGCAGTTGAGTTATGTCCACGAGCGAATGGCAGTAGTTTAGTTCAGCTGTTAGAGGTGAGATGAGGACATGACTAAATGAACGTGACTGAAAATTCCCTGGGGTTTGAGTAggtttgagtttttctttttttcttttaaatcaagacTGAACTGCTGTGGAGTGGGATGGGCTGGTGGTGGTTTCACGTAGCGGTGGTGACTGACTACAGAGGGGGTTTTTGCACCTGAGGCTGTAGCTGGGTTGGGGCAGTGTTAAGGGAGTCTTTATTAGGCTCAAGGTCACAGATACAAGGATGCTGCTACGTCCTCCCGTCCCTCAGTGTCGCTCCAGGAACCAGATCTCGTTGTGACGGTTGCTGTGGGCAGGGTTGGTGTAGCCGGCCACAATGAATGAGTCGTTGACACACAAGCTGGGAGAGTCTAGCACCTCTGCCATGCCGTTGATCTGGTCAATGATGGTCACTTCATTGGTGGGACCGGTGAAGGGCCTGGAAGCAGAGAACACAAGCTAACCGTTAATTCTCATTGCTGATTATTAACGTGAGGAGGGACTGAAAATAGTGGAActggtcatttttatttcactctttaCCGACCTCGTATACACCACAGTGATGGGCCAGCTTTCTATGCGGATCTCGCTGTCACCAGGTTGTGGGGGCTGGGCCTGATGCTCAATAGGAAGGTAGTACGCCACGGTGACATCATGGGAGATCTGAGAGTGGTTCTCATCTGTGCGTACTATCGTCACGATGGGGAGCGTCATGCCCAGGTAGATGCCTGCACGGAGAAAATAGGAGCTGTCATTAATAATTGTTGGGGATGGCTTGAAAAAGTGTTGGTTTTGTAATGTTGTccataaatgaaaacacaggaaatccGGGATTCAAAAGGCCGGGGCTGATTGCACGAGCATAACGTGGACTTACCTACAGAATTCTGCTTGCAGATGTATCTCATTATCTTCATAAAACCATAACAGATGCTCTGTTCATAAGTGTCCTCACGCATTGTTATACAAGCCCAGTGACCCTTTTCATAGTGGCGTTTCTCGTAGAGCAGTTTTCCGCACTGAAAAGGTACAGATGAGAGACAGAACGTAAACACTTGATGAAAACTGGGTTGAATTGAATTAAGTATCTTTATGAAACAGGTTTTACTGTAACATTCTGCAAATTGTTCTGTTCTAAGAggagagtgtgtttttttttaaaggtcaaaGCAAATGTTCTGTCTAATGGGAAAATAATTAGTCTATTAAACGTAAGAACACTTGCTGTGTCTCAAATCGGGTACTTCAGGGAGTAGTACACTCACATGTAGTAAACTGTGTCCACAGCATATTCAAAAGGCGTAACGACAGTCTTAACTTGGCGTctcaaaaataaacatgactgTGGCGCACTCACTGGAAATTACTAATGCAACAGGTAACTTGGATTGTTGCTGCGAAAAAAGCTTTTCGCACCgaagttactttttttttttcttttttgcacatGCTCCTTTTCACACCAATGTGCCAATTATGCCGGCATGTCCCAATTACATATCCTCCCTCCTCTACTGCcatttgcaccaaattgaaaATATGATGGTCGTCTCCCTCCTTCAACTAAATAGCCAAGATTGTGGCTGTTGAGTGTGAGAATTGTCCATCGTTTCACACATGTGTTTATGTCATCCAAATAGCAAGTGTGAGTATGGAAGTTGGTAAATTGTGACTTTTGACCAAACTCTATTTGGACAAACTAAATTTCATAAGTGGTGTAACATAATTGGTAACTGGTGTAATTCTGTAAAATTTATCCCGTTCAAAATCAACAAAACCAGCAAGTTTTACGTACTGACAATATTCTATATTTTGCTATACGGTTTTATTCGGTTATTTTCCCCCTACATTGTGACGATTGCAGCTCAGGTGTATGACCCACTGATTCTGTACCGTTTGCCAACCACGTGCTTTTCCTTTTACCAAGCACAGACCTGCTCCAAGAATAGAGTGCCATGATTGTCCTTTGTTTCACCGGGGTGTCCAGCCAACTTTTAATGAACTAATTAACTCAGGTTAAACCAATTAGCCCTCTTTATTTATACAGTCCCCTAAGGAGGTTAAAAGGCTTTGTGTTGAGTCACATGATCATCTTGTCGAAAATAAATAGCTGCGCCATACGCATGCAGAAGACCTTTGTGTTGATCATAGACTGACAGAGATGCTGGTCGTATCCTCGCTCTAATGTTTATCAAGAGGCCTGATCTAtttgatgtatgtgtgtgtgtattagagGGTGTTACCATTCATGGAGATGCTGTTAAGTGCGTCACTGTTTTTATAATCCACTTGTTGGGTTAGACTATTGTAATATACTATGTTCATGTACAGGTCATGTATGACGTCAAACAAGTTCAATCAAATTTAACTGGAATGGCagaaaaaagagtgaaaatatTGAATCTCATCATAAGGTTATTTCTGTGACTTATGTAGCTCAAAGTTGATTTTATGGGCTACTGCGTTTTGGATATTATGCATTGCTGAGACATCCAGCAGTTGATTGTTCTAGTATTCCAGTCAGGTAGATGAAGGTTTTCAACTCTTACTCTTCAAAGATTGGCTTTTTATGCAAGGTCTTAATTTGCAGATCTAGCCCCAAGTGCAAGTATAGTTGTATAGTTGTCTGATCTTTTTCCTTTccatataaatgaaaatatgtgaacAGTGCAGGGTAGACAATGAATTTGTCATGGGCGAAGCGGTAAAAGTCAGAtaccttttctctctgtgcaagCAGAGTGAATGGGATGGTTTCTCTGGTGCTGCGTCCTTCATTGTTGCTGGTCAGCTGCTGAATGGGTTCTGCCATATCTGtcaacagagagacaaacagtaCGTGGTCAGTTTAAACTGTGGGCCAAAAATAATGGATTGCTGACttgagtaaaaaaacatttttattgtcttgATGCgaaaaaatactttgttttgcgtctttgtttgtttactgacatcctggtgtgtttgtgtttgacaaagGCAGCCAAACCCCTTTGTTAGGAATGAGATGCCAACTTCGGCTGCTTGAGAGTGAAcgcagatgttttcagacattaagaAAATGcaattatgattattttattttaattatttttatcgCCTTTGATGGATAGGGCAGAGTAAGCTTGTGAAAGGgggatagagaaagagagagagagggggaggacgtGCATCACCTGTTTCCCAAATAATTATTCAAGAATCTAGTTGATACTGTGTTTGTAAGACATCCTAATGTATTAAAGCAAAAGCTATGCTCCACCTCTCAGAcagttttcacatgttttcagaACATTACACTTACTCCCATGCAACTCAGTTCCACTCACATGATATGTACAGTACACTTGGATTTCCACGTCTCTAGTCTGTATAAACCACCTTCACTTCCAGTAATCTGCTGGCAGGTGAGGTCTGTAGTTTGAGTGAGAAAAGGCTGCCAGATGGGTACGCAGAGCGCTGTTCCAGGTTGTCGCAGAGAGTAATGTTTATTAAAGCTGATGGAGTGGACACTGACAAAAGCTGCCCAAGGCCAGATATAGACATTGGCATTAACAGAGCGgtaccacagcagcagccagtcatAGCTGTGCTGTATTTTATATTCCTGCTATGTAGCTTCTCCCTCATTCTCCAACCAGAAGGCATTCAAAGGTGTTTCAgattaaataacagaaaaaacaccagcattttgttctgttgttgaACTGACAAACACAGGGCACTCAAGGTAAACCCAATTCAATCACATTGTGTAACTCAATATCATGGAGGACAACTGGCTCAGAGGAATATGTGGTGTGTGGGTTATCAATATTTTGATCACGAACAAAGCTGAGAGTTGTGGCGCGACAGTGTTTGTCTGAATTTGCTTAGCAGCATCTCATTAAATCAAGGTTGCAATGCAAACTATTGATTGAGGAAGTTGCTCGGGTGGTTAATAAGCTTGTACATTTGTCAGTCAAACATTAGGTTCCTGTTAGCGTGCAATTAGCTTCACTGAGAGTGACAAAGTTGTTAGCACACGCAGGCACGTACTGCACGCACATGAGCAAGCAGCAGCTTAGTGCTGACTCAGAGCGGTCAACAAGCCCAAGTTGACACATGCacctgtttttgtgtgttgttttggcCTGAAGCAGCGTACCCTTACAGTTTAGATCCTGTTCCACTAacctgttatttttttaattataagcAGCTTTCAACAACTAAAGCATCCAGGGAGGTTTTCACTTTTCCCTGAGGACCATTATTACCTCCGCTAGCACCGCTGTCGAAGAAGATTGTTTAATGTACACACGTCATTTATCGCAAAAAAGTGTTGATAAACAAGGTTTTGAATTCAGTGGAAATTTGGAGAGAATCCTTAAATTTTGAAATTCCATCTAAATAGGAAGATGCCTTTCCTTTAGAGAGATTTTGTGCAGAATATGAAAACACCCCATTGAAAATAATGATGCTAAAATACATGCTAGAGCTGAAGTTTAGTCAAACAGCAGTAACCCTAGACGCAGAGTTCAACTCTCCACAATAAGTGATGTGTGTATTcaatttgtgcttttttttatgtgtaacattgtgtcttttcttgCAGTGTTATGCACAGTTAACAGTTAAATACGTGTGTGGAAGTAGGAAATTATGTAAGAGCTACTGCACTGCTGTCAATAAACACATCCACTCACACGTACCAACTTTAAATACATTGCTGCGTAGACGAGCTTCATGCAGGGACTTGTTTTGAATCAATCTGTCTCACAAAGTGCAATGGAAAATTGTCAGAAGGGTCAGCATGCAGCTGACCTGCGTTTGTCATTTGGCATGAGGATATTGCTCTATAATTTGTCTGTAGGTTATATGGTGTACTGAGGCACTTGTAAGCTATTCAAGGTCAGTTTGGTGCATCAAGTGTTCATTTGGTGTTCGCTGATgcaaaattcaaataaaacatttgcgAGCAACCTTTGCCAGAATTTTTGGAGCGATGAATTCCATCTTGTTTTCAAGCTACGAGGGCTTTATGCACCCAGTTGATATCTGCTCCCTTGACCTCCTTTTGCTTTACAAAGAGCCATTGTGGATATCCCTAGCAAATAATATCATCTTTGTTTCCACTGAACAGCTTTACTGAGAGGGTATGGAAATTGTAATCTGCTAAGGACATTTCATACAGTATCAATAGATTGCACCTCAAGAATCAAATACAGTCGAGATGACTTTTAAGTGCCCTAGATTTGCCGTCAAGACAATACATGTTGCCATGGATACAGAGTGACTAAAGTTGGTGGTATATAgtatttttctgtaaaaattTTAGTTAATGCAGCTCATACAGCACCATGCACTCGGCAGCTTGCAGTATTTGTGTATGACGGGCTGAACACGAACCCCGACCCCCCGCTCCACCTGACTCCATTCCAATTAGGGAGTTTACTGTAGCCAAGACCCGCGTTCGGAGTTACAGTATTGTGGCACAGGACTTAGGAGCAGCAACCTCAGTGCTAGTGCAGGCGAGGTAGCTAATCCCCCCCACTGAGTGACAAAGCCCCAGCGAGTGATTTCATACTAAGTCATCAATTAGTGCTGTGGTctgaggatgggggggggggtgtcagtgtgtgttagtgagatCTCATTGGGCAGGGCTGGACTTCAGATAGCAGATGGATTACCCCGCCTAAAATGGATAGGGGAGAATAGAAAACAGATGTCttcttcacatttttattttattttatttccagcatctaaaaagtattaaaaccaaacaatttCAGGAATTACTGAAGCAATAGTTTATGTTTGTATAGTCAATGACAGAGGTTACATGTAGATAGTGCTTCATGTTGAGGTGAGCCGAAAAGGTTGGAGAACCATGGCTATtacaatttaacatttacagttcAACATGTCGAACTAATAAATAAGGCtttgatatttatttgtctttgtaatATTTCCTTCAATGCAAAGTTAGATATCTGCATGTGACTAATCTAATATCTACATGTGTtttgaaaactgtattttattgctgtgaatttgaaattaaaatgtggatGCTTGGCTTATCACAACGGGTCCATTGTCCAGGTCTGTGTGCCTGAGATCTGTGATAAGCAGTAATTAATTTGATAAGGAAGGTTCCAGAGTCAAAACAACTGCTGATGCAGACTCCAGCTGTACACAACCACTGGACTAGTGTGTAAAAAGTCATACTCCTGAAGTTA of the Hippoglossus stenolepis isolate QCI-W04-F060 chromosome 10, HSTE1.2, whole genome shotgun sequence genome contains:
- the soul3 gene encoding heme-binding protein soul3; this encodes MDRGGCQMSGGGGGGGGGGGDGPDRGGMISLEDLESFSEDQLSESRSLEEEAEVMEEDEDSDQLLHYWQDIARGHQVDVSQDMAEPIQQLTSNNEGRSTRETIPFTLLAQREKCGKLLYEKRHYEKGHWACITMREDTYEQSICYGFMKIMRYICKQNSVGIYLGMTLPIVTIVRTDENHSQISHDVTVAYYLPIEHQAQPPQPGDSEIRIESWPITVVYTRPFTGPTNEVTIIDQINGMAEVLDSPSLCVNDSFIVAGYTNPAHSNRHNEIWFLERH